The genomic DNA TGGTGGATGCCGGAGACCCGTCCGTTGCCCGACCAGAAGACCAGGTCGCCGCGGCGCAGCCGGCTCGCGTCGATCGGGGTGGTGGCCCGGTACTGGTCGTCGGCGACCCGGGGGGTCGCGACGCCGGCCCGGCGGTACGCCTGCTGGACCAGGCCGGAGCAGTCGAAGCCGTTCGGGCCGTTGCCGCCCCACAGGTACGGCTTGCCGACCTGGGCGAGCGCGTAGGAGACCGCGGCCTCGTATCCCGCGCGGGAGGGCGACTGGGGCTGGGCCTGCCCGGCGGAGTCAGCGGAACCGGCGGAGCCGGTGCGGGCCCGGTAGGTGCTGAGGTACTTGGTGTACCGCCACTCGCCCGCGGCGTTCCTGAACCAGTACACCGAGCCGTCCCAGCCCGGCTTGGCGGGGGCGGGCACCGCCTCCGCGGTACCGGCACCGAGGCCGAGGCCCAGCACGCCGGCGCCGGCCAGCACGGTGGTGGCGAGGCAGGTGGAGCGGACGGCCCGGTGTATTCGGCCGCCGGGCCGCCCGCCGCTCTCGGCCCCGCGCGCCGGCACCGACGAGCAGTGGCGGCAGCGGCAGTCCTGGGTGAACGTCTCGTCGAAGCCGGGCAGCGCGGAGGCGTCGGCTATCGCTCCGGTCGTCGTGGTCACGCGGGCTTTCCTTCCTTGCGCACCGTACGGGCGGCCGGCGCGGGCACCGAGGCGGTGACCCCGGCCGGGGTGACGAAGGCGACCAGCAGCTGCTCCATCAGCGAGCTGCGGGCGGCCTCGTCCAACTCGTGGGCGGTGGCCCGTTCCAGGCGGCGGACGGCGAGCGCGGCCGCCTCGACCGCGTCGTCGACCAGGACCGTGCGCAGGCCCGCGTCCAGATCGGCGAGCCGGCGGCGGCGCATCGACTCGGCGACCTCCGGGGCGTAGTCCAGGGCCAGCGGCTGGACCGAGTAGACCTCGATGCCGGCCGGGGCGGTCTCGGCCGCCAGGGCGCGGGTGAGCTCGTCGGCGAACCACTGGCCGTCGCGCAGGGCCGGGCCGGGTGCCGAGTTCGAGTCGCAGGGCAGGGCGGACGAGGTGCGGGTCAGCACCGCCTGGGTCTGCTCGCGCAGGTACGTCTCGTGCTCGGCGATGCCGAGGGTGGCCCGGGCGGTGTCCTTGACCCGCCAGACGATC from Kitasatospora terrestris includes the following:
- a CDS encoding C40 family peptidase; the encoded protein is MTTTTGAIADASALPGFDETFTQDCRCRHCSSVPARGAESGGRPGGRIHRAVRSTCLATTVLAGAGVLGLGLGAGTAEAVPAPAKPGWDGSVYWFRNAAGEWRYTKYLSTYRARTGSAGSADSAGQAQPQSPSRAGYEAAVSYALAQVGKPYLWGGNGPNGFDCSGLVQQAYRRAGVATPRVADDQYRATTPIDASRLRRGDLVFWSGNGRVSGIHHVAIYLGDGTYVEAPRPGKNVRVSRLTSGYYPDFFGRP